The proteins below are encoded in one region of Equus caballus isolate H_3958 breed thoroughbred chromosome 16, TB-T2T, whole genome shotgun sequence:
- the CSPG5 gene encoding chondroitin sulfate proteoglycan 5 isoform X1 gives MGRAEGGDPGRGPPPLLLLLGATLVLAAGAAPAREAGSAVEADERVKSVLVWEPSANSTREKAGQPAAGEDETSWTAAGGEQAVVGPGVGPEEVLEASAAVTGTAWLEADSPGLGGVTAEAGSGDTQALPATLPAPDKALGQSSVPPTTSEATETSGPPSSTPADKLSPGPELPKESPLEVWLNLGGSTPDPHGPEPTFPFQGTLEPQSASDIIDIDYFEGLNGEGRGADLGSFPGSPGTSEHHPDNGGETPSWSLLDLYDDFTPFDESDFYPTTSFYDDLDEEEEEEEEDKDAAGGGDLVDENDLLVPTEKPVLGPGTGQPTSRWHAVPPQHTLGMVPGSSIALRPRPGEPGRDLATSENGTECRSGFVRHNGSCRSVCDLFPSYCHNGGQCYLVENIGAFCRCNTQDYIWHKGMRCESIITDFQVMCVAVGSAALVLLLLFMMTVFFAKKLYLLKTENTKLRRTNKFRTPSELHNDNFSLSTIAEGSHPNVRKLCDTPRTSSPHARALAHYDNVVCQDDPSAPHKIQEALKSCLKEEEPFNIQNSMSPKLEGGKGDQADLEVNCLQNNLT, from the exons ATGGGCCGAGCCGAGGGCGGGGACCCGGGTCgggggccgccgccgctgctgctgcttctgggaGCCACGCTGGTCCTCGCCGCCGGGGCCGCGCCGG CGCGTGAGGCGGGTAGTGCCGTCGAGGCCGACGAGCGGGTGAAGAGCGTCCTGGTGTGGGAGCCGAGTGCCAACAGCACGCGGGAGAAGGCCGGCCAGCCCGCAGCTGGGGAAGACGAGACTTCGTGGACCGCGGCCGGCGGCGAGCAGGCAGTGGTGGGTCCTGGGGTCGGGCCAGAGGAGGTGCTGGAGGCGTCGGCGGCGGTGACGGGCACCGCCTGGCTGGAGGCTGACAGCCCAGGCCTGGGCGGAGTGACCGCAGAGGCGGGCAGCGGAGACACCCAGGCCCTTCCAGCAACCCTCCCGGCTCCCGACAAGGCCCTCGGGCAGTCGTCGGTGCCCCCCACAACCTCCGAGGCTACAGAGACCAGTGgaccaccctcctccacccccgCCGACAAGCTGAGCCCAGGCCCTGAACTCCCCAAGGAGAGCCCCTTGGAGGTTTGGCTGAACCTGGGAGGCAGCACACCTGATCCTCATGGGCCAGAGCCCACGTTTCCCTTTCAGGGCACACTGGAGCCCCAGTCAGCatcagatataattgacatcgACTACTTCGAAGGATTGAATGGTGAGGGCCGAGGCGCCGACCTGGGGAGCTTCCCGGGGTCACCAGGAACCTCAGAGCACCACCCGGATAATGGGGGAGAGACCCCTTCCTGGAGCCTGCTTGACTTGTACGATGACTTCACCCCCTTTGATGAATCTGATTTCTACCCTACCACATCTTTCTATGATGACTtagatgaagaggaggaggaagaggaggaggacaagGATGCAGCAGGAGGTGGAGACCTGGTAGATGAAAATGACCTTCTAGTGCCCACTGAGAAGCCTGTTCTGGGGCCAGGGACAGGCCAGCCCACCAGTCGGTGGCATGCTGTCCCTCCACAGCATACTCTGGGAATGGTCCCTGGCAGCAGCATcgccctcaggccccgcccaggaGAGCCAGGCAGAGACCTGGCCACAAGTGAGAATGGCACTGAGTGCCGCAGTGGCTTTGTGCGGCATAATGGCTCGTGCCGGTCAGTGTGCGACCTCTTCCCAAGTTACTGTCACAATGGCGGCCAGTGCTACCTGGTGGAGAACATAGGGGCCTTCTGCAG GTGCAACACACAGGACTACATCTGGCACAAGGGGATGCGCTGCGAGTCCATCATCACCGATTTCCAGGTGATGTGTGTTGCCGTTGGCTCAGCCGCCCTCGTCCTGCTCCTGCTCTTCATGATGACAGTGTTCTTCGCCAAGAAGCTCTATCTGCTCAAGACGGAGAATACTAAGCTGCGTAGGACCAA CAAATTCCGGACCCCATCTGAGCTTCACAACGATAACTTCTCCCTATCCACCATTGCCGAGGGCTCTCACCCAAATGTAAGGAAACTTTGCGACACTCCCCGTACCTCCTCCCCCCATGCCCGTGCCTTGGCTCACTATGATAACGTTGTCTGTCAG
- the CSPG5 gene encoding chondroitin sulfate proteoglycan 5 isoform X3: MGRAEGGDPGRGPPPLLLLLGATLVLAAGAAPAREAGSAVEADERVKSVLVWEPSANSTREKAGQPAAGEDETSWTAAGGEQAVVGPGVGPEEVLEASAAVTGTAWLEADSPGLGGVTAEAGSGDTQALPATLPAPDKALGQSSVPPTTSEATETSGPPSSTPADKLSPGPELPKESPLEVWLNLGGSTPDPHGPEPTFPFQGTLEPQSASDIIDIDYFEGLNGEGRGADLGSFPGSPGTSEHHPDNGGETPSWSLLDLYDDFTPFDESDFYPTTSFYDDLDEEEEEEEEDKDAAGGGDLVDENDLLVPTEKPVLGPGTGQPTSRWHAVPPQHTLGMVPGSSIALRPRPGEPGRDLATSENGTECRSGFVRHNGSCRSVCDLFPSYCHNGGQCYLVENIGAFCRCNTQDYIWHKGMRCESIITDFQVMCVAVGSAALVLLLLFMMTVFFAKKLYLLKTENTKLRRTKMILVLPTKSRKLSSPA, from the exons ATGGGCCGAGCCGAGGGCGGGGACCCGGGTCgggggccgccgccgctgctgctgcttctgggaGCCACGCTGGTCCTCGCCGCCGGGGCCGCGCCGG CGCGTGAGGCGGGTAGTGCCGTCGAGGCCGACGAGCGGGTGAAGAGCGTCCTGGTGTGGGAGCCGAGTGCCAACAGCACGCGGGAGAAGGCCGGCCAGCCCGCAGCTGGGGAAGACGAGACTTCGTGGACCGCGGCCGGCGGCGAGCAGGCAGTGGTGGGTCCTGGGGTCGGGCCAGAGGAGGTGCTGGAGGCGTCGGCGGCGGTGACGGGCACCGCCTGGCTGGAGGCTGACAGCCCAGGCCTGGGCGGAGTGACCGCAGAGGCGGGCAGCGGAGACACCCAGGCCCTTCCAGCAACCCTCCCGGCTCCCGACAAGGCCCTCGGGCAGTCGTCGGTGCCCCCCACAACCTCCGAGGCTACAGAGACCAGTGgaccaccctcctccacccccgCCGACAAGCTGAGCCCAGGCCCTGAACTCCCCAAGGAGAGCCCCTTGGAGGTTTGGCTGAACCTGGGAGGCAGCACACCTGATCCTCATGGGCCAGAGCCCACGTTTCCCTTTCAGGGCACACTGGAGCCCCAGTCAGCatcagatataattgacatcgACTACTTCGAAGGATTGAATGGTGAGGGCCGAGGCGCCGACCTGGGGAGCTTCCCGGGGTCACCAGGAACCTCAGAGCACCACCCGGATAATGGGGGAGAGACCCCTTCCTGGAGCCTGCTTGACTTGTACGATGACTTCACCCCCTTTGATGAATCTGATTTCTACCCTACCACATCTTTCTATGATGACTtagatgaagaggaggaggaagaggaggaggacaagGATGCAGCAGGAGGTGGAGACCTGGTAGATGAAAATGACCTTCTAGTGCCCACTGAGAAGCCTGTTCTGGGGCCAGGGACAGGCCAGCCCACCAGTCGGTGGCATGCTGTCCCTCCACAGCATACTCTGGGAATGGTCCCTGGCAGCAGCATcgccctcaggccccgcccaggaGAGCCAGGCAGAGACCTGGCCACAAGTGAGAATGGCACTGAGTGCCGCAGTGGCTTTGTGCGGCATAATGGCTCGTGCCGGTCAGTGTGCGACCTCTTCCCAAGTTACTGTCACAATGGCGGCCAGTGCTACCTGGTGGAGAACATAGGGGCCTTCTGCAG GTGCAACACACAGGACTACATCTGGCACAAGGGGATGCGCTGCGAGTCCATCATCACCGATTTCCAGGTGATGTGTGTTGCCGTTGGCTCAGCCGCCCTCGTCCTGCTCCTGCTCTTCATGATGACAGTGTTCTTCGCCAAGAAGCTCTATCTGCTCAAGACGGAGAATACTAAGCTGCGTAGGACCAA
- the CSPG5 gene encoding chondroitin sulfate proteoglycan 5 isoform X2 has translation MGRAEGGDPGRGPPPLLLLLGATLVLAAGAAPAREAGSAVEADERVKSVLVWEPSANSTREKAGQPAAGEDETSWTAAGGEQAVVGPGVGPEEVLEASAAVTGTAWLEADSPGLGGVTAEAGSGDTQALPATLPAPDKALGQSSVPPTTSEATETSGPPSSTPADKLSPGPELPKESPLEVWLNLGGSTPDPHGPEPTFPFQGTLEPQSASDIIDIDYFEGLNGEGRGADLGSFPGSPGTSEHHPDNGGETPSWSLLDLYDDFTPFDESDFYPTTSFYDDLDEEEEEEEEDKDAAGGGDLVDENDLLVPTEKPVLGPGTGQPTSRWHAVPPQHTLGMVPGSSIALRPRPGEPGRDLATSENGTECRSGFVRHNGSCRSVCDLFPSYCHNGGQCYLVENIGAFCRCNTQDYIWHKGMRCESIITDFQVMCVAVGSAALVLLLLFMMTVFFAKKLYLLKTENTKLRRTNKFRTPSELHNDNFSLSTIAEGSHPNDDPSAPHKIQEALKSCLKEEEPFNIQNSMSPKLEGGKGDQADLEVNCLQNNLT, from the exons ATGGGCCGAGCCGAGGGCGGGGACCCGGGTCgggggccgccgccgctgctgctgcttctgggaGCCACGCTGGTCCTCGCCGCCGGGGCCGCGCCGG CGCGTGAGGCGGGTAGTGCCGTCGAGGCCGACGAGCGGGTGAAGAGCGTCCTGGTGTGGGAGCCGAGTGCCAACAGCACGCGGGAGAAGGCCGGCCAGCCCGCAGCTGGGGAAGACGAGACTTCGTGGACCGCGGCCGGCGGCGAGCAGGCAGTGGTGGGTCCTGGGGTCGGGCCAGAGGAGGTGCTGGAGGCGTCGGCGGCGGTGACGGGCACCGCCTGGCTGGAGGCTGACAGCCCAGGCCTGGGCGGAGTGACCGCAGAGGCGGGCAGCGGAGACACCCAGGCCCTTCCAGCAACCCTCCCGGCTCCCGACAAGGCCCTCGGGCAGTCGTCGGTGCCCCCCACAACCTCCGAGGCTACAGAGACCAGTGgaccaccctcctccacccccgCCGACAAGCTGAGCCCAGGCCCTGAACTCCCCAAGGAGAGCCCCTTGGAGGTTTGGCTGAACCTGGGAGGCAGCACACCTGATCCTCATGGGCCAGAGCCCACGTTTCCCTTTCAGGGCACACTGGAGCCCCAGTCAGCatcagatataattgacatcgACTACTTCGAAGGATTGAATGGTGAGGGCCGAGGCGCCGACCTGGGGAGCTTCCCGGGGTCACCAGGAACCTCAGAGCACCACCCGGATAATGGGGGAGAGACCCCTTCCTGGAGCCTGCTTGACTTGTACGATGACTTCACCCCCTTTGATGAATCTGATTTCTACCCTACCACATCTTTCTATGATGACTtagatgaagaggaggaggaagaggaggaggacaagGATGCAGCAGGAGGTGGAGACCTGGTAGATGAAAATGACCTTCTAGTGCCCACTGAGAAGCCTGTTCTGGGGCCAGGGACAGGCCAGCCCACCAGTCGGTGGCATGCTGTCCCTCCACAGCATACTCTGGGAATGGTCCCTGGCAGCAGCATcgccctcaggccccgcccaggaGAGCCAGGCAGAGACCTGGCCACAAGTGAGAATGGCACTGAGTGCCGCAGTGGCTTTGTGCGGCATAATGGCTCGTGCCGGTCAGTGTGCGACCTCTTCCCAAGTTACTGTCACAATGGCGGCCAGTGCTACCTGGTGGAGAACATAGGGGCCTTCTGCAG GTGCAACACACAGGACTACATCTGGCACAAGGGGATGCGCTGCGAGTCCATCATCACCGATTTCCAGGTGATGTGTGTTGCCGTTGGCTCAGCCGCCCTCGTCCTGCTCCTGCTCTTCATGATGACAGTGTTCTTCGCCAAGAAGCTCTATCTGCTCAAGACGGAGAATACTAAGCTGCGTAGGACCAA CAAATTCCGGACCCCATCTGAGCTTCACAACGATAACTTCTCCCTATCCACCATTGCCGAGGGCTCTCACCCAAAT